Proteins from a single region of Juglans microcarpa x Juglans regia isolate MS1-56 chromosome 5S, Jm3101_v1.0, whole genome shotgun sequence:
- the LOC121267968 gene encoding LOW QUALITY PROTEIN: phytochrome E-like (The sequence of the model RefSeq protein was modified relative to this genomic sequence to represent the inferred CDS: inserted 2 bases in 2 codons) translates to MGPGSREGGTALSSSAASNIMKPNNNASTTNINDRRGKAIVQYNADARLMAEFEQSGVSGKSFDYSRSVLDAPQSVPEEQMNAYLSRIQRGGLVQPFGCMLAIEEPTFRIIGHSENCLELLGLDGEFESKEFEGLIGIDARTLFTPSSGASLAKAASSREISLLNPVWVYSRSIQKPFYAILHRIDVGIVIDLEPAGSGDPAFSLXGAVHSQKLAVRAISRLQSLPGGDIGVLCDTVVEDVQKLTGYDRVMVYKFHDDDHGEVVSEIRRSDLEPYLGLHYPATDIPQATRFLFKQNRVRMICDCHATPVSVIQCEELKQPLCLVNSTLRSPHGCHAQYMANMGSIASLVMAVIVNDNNSSKLWGLVVCHHTSSRYVXFPLRYACEFLAQAFGVQLYMELQLASQLAEKNILRTQTLLCDMLLRDAPSGIITQFPSIMDLVKCDGAALYYAGKCWHVGVTPTELQVKDIVEWLLSNHGDSTGLSTDSLSAAGYPGAALLGDEVCGMATARITSRDFLFWFRSHTAKEVKWGGAKHHPEDKDDGDKMHPRSSFKAFLEVVKSRSMPWEVSEINAIHSLQLILRDSFEAMEDSGSTSLNNIQQNDTEIQWIDELSSVACEMVRLIETATVPIFGVDSDGLINGWNAKIAELTGLEASEATGKSLVNEVVHEDSRGTVENLLCRALLGEEDKNIELKLRNFGLDEQKSVVYIVVSACTSRDYANKLVGVCFVGQDVTREKVVTDKFIRLQGDYKAIIQSLNPLIPPIFASDENACCSEWNAAMEKLTGWKRDEVMGKMLPGEIFGGFCRLKGQDTLTKFMILLYQGITGQDTEKSPFGFFDKNGKFVEVFLTANKRSDAAGNVIGCFFFLQIVMPDLQQALEASGKEDREYFSKLKELAYVRQGMKNPLNGIRFTHRLLKNTAVSEHQKQFLDTSDACERQIMTIIEDMDFRRIEEGGLQLKMEEFLLGNVLDAIVSQVMILLKERNLKLFHEIPEEIKTLSLYGDQIRLQLVLSDFLLNVVHHAPYPAGWVEIKVSPGLKLIQDGSEFIRIQFRSVLFIQFWICFEALDIIFTCFTFTNLLISSSSSLKLRSSPSLFAKASN, encoded by the exons ATGGGGCCGGGAAGCAGAGAAGGAGGCACAGCCTTATCATCTTCAGCGGCAAGCAACATCATGAAGCCCAACAACAACGCCAGTACCACCAACATCAACGACAGAAGGGGCAAAGCAATTGTTCAGTACAATGCTGATGCTAGGCTCATGGCTGAGTTTGAGCAGTCTGGTGTTTCGGGTAAGTCCTTTGACTACTCAAGATCAGTATTGGACGCTCCACAATCTGTGCCTGAAGAACAAATGAATGCGTATCTGTCTAGAATCCAAAGGGGTGGTCTAGTTCAGCCCTTTGGTTGTATGCTTGCAATCGAGGAACCCACTTTCAGAATTATCGGTCATAGTGAGAACTGCTTGGAATTGTTGGGTTTAGACGGGGAATTTGAGTCCAAAGAGTTTGAGGGTCTGATTGGAATCGATGCTAGAACCTTGTTTACGCCTTCTTCGGGGGCTTCATTGGCGAAAGCTGCCTCTTCTAGGGAGATTTCGCTGCTAAATCCGGTTTGGGTCTACTCTAGGAGTATCCAGAAGCCATTTTACGCTATACTACATCGAATTGATGTGGGAATTGTGATTGATTTGGAGCCCGCAGGGTCAGGTGATCCTGCATTTTCCC GCGGGGCAGTGCATTCACAGAAACTGGCTGTTCGGGCGATTTCTAGGCTGCAGTCACTCCCGGGGGGAGATATTGGGGTGTTATGTGATACAGTTGTGGAGGATGTTCAGAAGCTCACTGGGTATGACAGGGTTATGGTTTATAAATtccatgatgatgatcatggtGAAGTTGTGTCTGAAATCAGAAGGTCAGACTTAGAACCCTATTTGGGCTTACATTATCCTGCCACGGATATCCCTCAAGCTACTCGCTTCTTATTCAAGCAGAATCGAGTGCGAATGATTTGTGATTGCCATGCAACTCCTGTAAGTGTCATTCAATGTGAAGAACTAAAGCAGCCTCTTTGTTTGGTCAACTCAACGCTTCGTTCACCACATGGCTGCCACGCACAGTACATGGCCAATATGGGCTCCATTGCCTCATTGGTGATGGCAGTTATTGTCAATGATAACAATTCGTCAAAGCTTTGGGGGTTGGTGGTGTGCCACCACACTTCCTCCCGCTATG TCTTTCCCCTTCGCTACGCATGTGAGTTCCTTGCGCAGGCATTTGGAGTTCAGCTATACATGGAGCTTCAACTGGCATCACAATTGGCAGAGAAGAACATTCTTAGGACACAAACCTTACTATGTGACATGCTCCTCCGGGATGCCCCATCTGGTATCATCACTCAATTTCCTAGTATCATGGATCTTGTTAAGTGTGATGGGGCTGCATTGTATTATGCTGGGAAATGTTGGCATGTGGGTGTAACTCCAACTGAGTTGCAGGTGAAAGATATTGTGGAGTGGCTGCTCAGTAATCATGGAGATTCCACAGGACTGAGTACAGATAGTTTATCTGCTGCTGGTTACCCTGGTGCTGCTCTGTTGGGTGATGAAGTTTGCGGCATGGCTACTGCAAGAATCACTTCAAGGGATTTCTTGTTCTGGTTTAGGTCTCACACGGCGAAGGAAGTAAAATGGGGAGGAGCCAAGCATCATCCAGAGGATAAAGATGATGGCGATAAAATGCACCCTAGATCGTCATTTAAAGCTTTTCTTGaagtagtaaaaagtagaaGTATGCCTTGGGAGGTTTCAGAAATTAATGCTATTCATTCTTTGCAACTTATTCTGAGAGACTCATTCGAGGCTATGGAGGACAGTGGTTCTACATCATTGAATAACATTCAGCAGAATGATACTGAGATCCAGTGGATAGATGAACTCAGTTCAGTGGCTTGTGAAATGGTTAGATTGATTGAAACAGCTACAGTTCCAATTTTTGGCGTTGATTCAGATGGTCTCATCAATGGATGGAATGCTAAAATTGCTGAATTGACAGGCTTAGAGGCTAGCGAAGCTACAGGGAAGTCCCTGGTCAATGAAGTTGTTCACGAGGACTCACGTGGAACTGTTGAAAATCTTCTATGCAGAGCTTTGCTAG GTGAGGAGGACAAAAACATTGAGTTAAAGTTGAGAAACTTTGGGCTTGATGAGCAAAAGTCAGTTGTATATATTGTGGTCAGTGCCTGCACAAGTAGGGATTACGCAAACAAACTTGTTGGGGTGTGCTTTGTGGGTCAGGATGTTACACGTGAGAAAGTTGTTACCGATAAATTCATCCGCTTGCAAGGGGATTATAAAGCCATCATACAAAGTCTTAATCCGTTGATTCCTCCCATATTTGCTTCTGATGAGAATGCCTGCTGCTCTGAATGGAATGCAGCCATGGAAAAGCTAACTGGTTGGAAGAGAGATGAAGTCATGGGTAAAATGCTTCCTGGGGAAATCTTTGGAGGATTCTGTCGGCTGAAAGGTCAAGATACACTaactaaatttatgattttattgtaCCAAGGAATTACTGGTCAAGATACCGAGAAGTCCCCTTTTGGGTTTTTTGATAAAAATGGGAAATTTGTGGAGGTATTCTTAACAGCAAACAAGAGGAGTGATGCAGCTGGGAACGTAATTGGTTGTTTCTTCTTCCTGCAGATTGTTATGCCTGACCTGCAGCAGGCTTTAGAAGCGAGCGGGAAAGAGGATAGAgaatacttttcaaaattgaaGGAGTTGGCTTATGTACGACAAGGAATGAAAAATCCTCTGAATGGTATTCGCTTTACCCACAGACTTCTAAAAAATACAGCTGTTTCAGAACATCAGAAGCAATTTCTCGACACTAGTGATGCATGTGAAAGACAGATCATGACAATCATTGAGGATATGGATTTCAGGAGGATCGAGGAAGG TGGCCTGCAGCTAAAAATGGAAGAATTTCTATTGGGAAATGTTTTGGATGCCATTGTCAGTCAAGTCATGATCTTGCTGAAAGAAAGAAACTTGAAGCTTTTTCATGAGATTccagaagaaataaaaacactatCTCTGTATGGGGATCAAATTCGACTTCAGCTGGTCTTGTCAGATTTCTTGCTTAATGTGGTGCACCATGCACCATATCCAGCTGGCTGGGTGGAAATCAAAGTTTCACCTGGTCTGAAGCTGATACAGGATGGCAGTGAATTTATCCGCATACAATTCAG GTCAGTTCTATTCATTCAGTTTTGGATCTGCTTTGAGGCCTTGGACATAATTTTTACTTGTTTCACTTTCACCAATCTTCTGATATCTTCAAGTTCCAGTTTAAAACTTCGAAGCTCACCTTCTCTCTTTGCTAAAGCTTCAAACTGA
- the LOC121267969 gene encoding protein MEI2-like 5 isoform X1: MKQFSNHLSSGTTRIPTINIPKEAGGDAWGILSGSNTYYGSSDASLFSSSLPVLPHEKFNLNESEHGFQSVEYVPSDLEKLQQDVEGIDSLEDLETHAIGSLLPDDEEELLAGIMEDFDLNGLPGSLEDLELEEYDIFDSGGGMELETDPQESLSMGMSKLLSDGVVGNGMPHYAIPNGVGTVAGEHPYGEHPSRTLFVRNINSNVEDSELSALFEQYGDIRTLYTACKHRGFVMISYYDIRAARTAMRALQNKPLRRRKLDIHFSIPKDNPSDKDINQGTLVVFNLDPSVSNEDLRQIFGAYGEVKEIRETPHKRHHKFIEFYDVRAAEAALKSLNRSDIAGKRIKLEPSRPGGARRNLMLQLNQELEQDESRSFRAPVGSPIANSPPGNWGQFNGSIEHNSMQTASKSPVYRNLSPTAGNHLPGLASILHPQLSTSVKVAPIGKDQGRGSHVEHMLSSTNSAYGATLQQSHSFPEPKSTQYHQTMTSFGPSTSNGSGIETLSGQQFLWGSPNPYSEHTSSLAWSRPSMGLPFTSTGNGPAFQYSGRHSSLLGSSQPHHHHHVGSAPTGAPFERHFGFFPESPETSLMSTVAYGGLGLGPSDGNFMVNMGARAAINPGINIPGSMSENGSSSFRIRSSQRLSPVFLGNGPFPGMPPSSMDSLAERGRSRRVENQVDSKKQFQLDLDKIKSGEDTRTTLMIKNIPNKYTSKMLLAAIDENHRGTYDFLYLPIDFKNKCNVGYAFINMLSPSHIIPFYEAFNGKKWEKFNSEKVASLAYARIQGKAALVTHFQNSSLMNEDKRCRPILFHSEGSDVGDQIIQEHLLSNSLNIQVPKTNDSHLGNSSGSLTKDGSGEEPESC; encoded by the exons ATGAAGCAGTTTTCAAACCATTTATCTTCAG GTACTACTAGGATACCGACTATAAATATCCCAAAAGAAGCAGGAGGTGATGCATGGGGCATTTTGTCTGGATCCAACACTTACTATGGCTCAAGTGATGCTAGCCTTTTTTCAAGCTCACTGCCTGTTCTTCCTCACGAAAAAT TTAATTTGAATGAATCAGAACATGGTTTTCAATCTGTGGAATACGTCCCGTCTGACCTAGAGAAACTACAACAAGATGTGGAGGGCATTGATTCACTTGAAGATCTTGAAACTCATGCAATTGGAAGCTTGCTTCCTGATGATGAGGAGGAGCTTTTAGCTGGCATAATGGAAGACTTTGACCTAAACGGGTTGCCTGGTTCACTGGAGGACTTGGAGTTGGAAGAGTATGATATTTTTGACAGTGGAGGAGGTATGGAATTGGAAACTGATCCACAAGAGAGCTTGAGCATGGGTATGTCAAAGCTTTTATCTGATGGTGTTGTTGGGAATGGGATGCCCCACTATGCTATTCCGAATGGCGTGGGAACTGTTGCTGGAGAACACCCGTATGGTGAACATCCTTCCAGAACATTATTTGTTCGAAATATTAACAGTAATGTTGAGGATTCAGAGCTAAGTGCCCTCTTTGAG caATATGGTGATATCAGAACTCTGTATACTGCATGTAAACATAGGGGTTTTGTAATGATATCGTATTATGATATCCGTGCCGCTCGAACTGCTATGCGTGCCTTACAAAACAAGCCGCTAAGACGGAGGAAACTTGACATTCACTTCTCAATTCCAAAG GATAATCCATCAGACAAGGATATTAATCAAGGAACCTTGGTAGTTTTTAATTTGGATCCTTCTGTTTCAAATGAAGATCTCCGTCAAATATTTGGGGCTTACGGCGAGGTCAAAGAG ATAAGGGAAACACCACACAAGAGGCatcataaatttattgaattttatgatGTCAGAGCTGCAGAAGCAGCACTTAAGTCATTAAATAGGAGTGACATAGCTGGTAAACGCATAAAGCTTGAACCTAGTCGTCCTGGTGGAGCTCGTAGAAA CTTGATGTTGCAACTGAATCAAGAGCTTGAACAAGATGAATCTCGAAGTTTTAGAGCTCCAGTGGGTTCTCCAATTGCCAACTCTCCACCAG GTAACTGGGGGCAGTTTAATGGCTCTATTGAACATAATTCTATGCAAACAGCCAGTAAATCCCCTGTTTATAGGAACCTGAGCCCAACAGCAGGCAATCATTTGCCTGGATTGGCTTCAATTCTGCACCCACAACTATCAACCTCTGTGAAGGTTGCTCCCATTGGCAAGGACCAAGGAAGGGGTAGCCATGTAGAACATATGCTAAGCAGTACAAATTCAGCTTATGGGGCTACTTTGCAACAGTCACATTCATTTCCAGAGCCCAAGTCGACCCAGTACCATCAAACAATGACCTCTTTTGGCCCTTCAACTTCAAATGGATCTGGCATTGAAACATTATCTGGGCAGCAGTTTCTTTGGGGAAGTCCGAATCCATACTCAGAGCACACCAGTTCTTTAGCTTGGTCAAGACCATCTATGGGACTTCCTTTTACATCTACTGGAAATGGCCCTGCCTTTCAATACTCAGGTCGGCATTCCTCTTTGCTCGGCTCATCCCAGCCACATCACCATCATCACGTTGGGTCTGCTCCAACTGGTGCTCCTTTTGAGAGGCATTTTGGTTTCTTCCCAGAGTCACCAGAAACATCATTAATGAGTACTGTTGCTTATGGAGGTTTGGGTTTGGGCCCTAGTGATGGAAATTTTATGGTGAATATGGGTGCTCGTGCTGCAATTAACCCTGGCATTAATATACCTGGGAGCATGTCTGAAAATGGCTCATCAAGTTTCAGGATTCGGTCCTCCCAAAGGCTTAGCCCTGTGTTCTTAGGTAATGGCCCATTCCCAGGAATGCCACCTTCCAGCATGGATAGTTTGGCTGAGCGTGGGCGGAGCAGAAGGGTTGAGAACCAGGTTGATAGCAAGAAACAATTTCAGCTTGACTTAGATAAGATTAAAAGTGGGGAAGACACCCGAACaactttaatgataaaaaatatccCAAATAA ATACACCTCGAAAATGTTGCTAGCTGCTATTGATGAAAATCACAGGGGTACTTATGATTTCCTCTATCTGCCGATTGATTTCAAG AATAAATGTAACGTGGGCTATGCATTTATCAATATGCTATCTCCTTCTCACATAATTCCGTTCTAtgag GCATTTAATGGAAAGAAGTGGGAGAAGTTTAATAGTGAGAAAGTTGCTTCCTTGGCATATGCTCGAATCCAGGGAAAGGCAGCCCTTGTGACCCACTTCCAGAATTCAAGCTTGATGAATGAAGATAAGCGGTGTCGACCAATTCTCTTTCACTCAGAGGGTTCAGATGTTGGTGATCag ATCATCCAGGAACATCTTCTCTCCAACAGTTTGAACATCCAGGTCCCCAAAACAAATGATTCCCACTTGGGCAATTCTTCAGGAAGCCTGACGAAGGATGGCTCCGGTGAGGAGCCAGAAAGTTGTTGA
- the LOC121267969 gene encoding protein MEI2-like 2 isoform X2, whose protein sequence is MKQFSNHLSSGTTRIPTINIPKEAGGDAWGILSGSNTYYGSSDASLFSSSLPVLPHEKFNLNESEHGFQSVEYVPSDLEKLQQDVEGIDSLEDLETHAIGSLLPDDEEELLAGIMEDFDLNGLPGSLEDLELEEYDIFDSGGGMELETDPQESLSMGMSKLLSDGVVGNGMPHYAIPNGVGTVAGEHPYGEHPSRTLFVRNINSNVEDSELSALFEQYGDIRTLYTACKHRGFVMISYYDIRAARTAMRALQNKPLRRRKLDIHFSIPKDNPSDKDINQGTLVVFNLDPSVSNEDLRQIFGAYGEVKEIRETPHKRHHKFIEFYDVRAAEAALKSLNRSDIAGKRIKLEPSRPGGARRNLMLQLNQELEQDESRSFRAPVGSPIANSPPGNWGQFNGSIEHNSMQTASKSPVYRNLSPTAGNHLPGLASILHPQLSTSVKVAPIGKDQGRGSHVEHMLSSTNSAYGATLQQSHSFPEPKSTQYHQTMTSFGPSTSNGSGIETLSGQQFLWGSPNPYSEHTSSLAWSRPSMGLPFTSTGNGPAFQYSGRHSSLLGSSQPHHHHHVGSAPTGAPFERHFGFFPESPETSLMSTVAYGGLGLGPSDGNFMVNMGARAAINPGINIPGSMSENGSSSFRIRSSQRLSPVFLGNGPFPGMPPSSMDSLAERGRSRRVENQVDSKKQFQLDLDKIKSGEDTRTTLMIKNIPNKYTSKMLLAAIDENHRGTYDFLYLPIDFKVIKLCASEGVVSTGLLVYVLYL, encoded by the exons ATGAAGCAGTTTTCAAACCATTTATCTTCAG GTACTACTAGGATACCGACTATAAATATCCCAAAAGAAGCAGGAGGTGATGCATGGGGCATTTTGTCTGGATCCAACACTTACTATGGCTCAAGTGATGCTAGCCTTTTTTCAAGCTCACTGCCTGTTCTTCCTCACGAAAAAT TTAATTTGAATGAATCAGAACATGGTTTTCAATCTGTGGAATACGTCCCGTCTGACCTAGAGAAACTACAACAAGATGTGGAGGGCATTGATTCACTTGAAGATCTTGAAACTCATGCAATTGGAAGCTTGCTTCCTGATGATGAGGAGGAGCTTTTAGCTGGCATAATGGAAGACTTTGACCTAAACGGGTTGCCTGGTTCACTGGAGGACTTGGAGTTGGAAGAGTATGATATTTTTGACAGTGGAGGAGGTATGGAATTGGAAACTGATCCACAAGAGAGCTTGAGCATGGGTATGTCAAAGCTTTTATCTGATGGTGTTGTTGGGAATGGGATGCCCCACTATGCTATTCCGAATGGCGTGGGAACTGTTGCTGGAGAACACCCGTATGGTGAACATCCTTCCAGAACATTATTTGTTCGAAATATTAACAGTAATGTTGAGGATTCAGAGCTAAGTGCCCTCTTTGAG caATATGGTGATATCAGAACTCTGTATACTGCATGTAAACATAGGGGTTTTGTAATGATATCGTATTATGATATCCGTGCCGCTCGAACTGCTATGCGTGCCTTACAAAACAAGCCGCTAAGACGGAGGAAACTTGACATTCACTTCTCAATTCCAAAG GATAATCCATCAGACAAGGATATTAATCAAGGAACCTTGGTAGTTTTTAATTTGGATCCTTCTGTTTCAAATGAAGATCTCCGTCAAATATTTGGGGCTTACGGCGAGGTCAAAGAG ATAAGGGAAACACCACACAAGAGGCatcataaatttattgaattttatgatGTCAGAGCTGCAGAAGCAGCACTTAAGTCATTAAATAGGAGTGACATAGCTGGTAAACGCATAAAGCTTGAACCTAGTCGTCCTGGTGGAGCTCGTAGAAA CTTGATGTTGCAACTGAATCAAGAGCTTGAACAAGATGAATCTCGAAGTTTTAGAGCTCCAGTGGGTTCTCCAATTGCCAACTCTCCACCAG GTAACTGGGGGCAGTTTAATGGCTCTATTGAACATAATTCTATGCAAACAGCCAGTAAATCCCCTGTTTATAGGAACCTGAGCCCAACAGCAGGCAATCATTTGCCTGGATTGGCTTCAATTCTGCACCCACAACTATCAACCTCTGTGAAGGTTGCTCCCATTGGCAAGGACCAAGGAAGGGGTAGCCATGTAGAACATATGCTAAGCAGTACAAATTCAGCTTATGGGGCTACTTTGCAACAGTCACATTCATTTCCAGAGCCCAAGTCGACCCAGTACCATCAAACAATGACCTCTTTTGGCCCTTCAACTTCAAATGGATCTGGCATTGAAACATTATCTGGGCAGCAGTTTCTTTGGGGAAGTCCGAATCCATACTCAGAGCACACCAGTTCTTTAGCTTGGTCAAGACCATCTATGGGACTTCCTTTTACATCTACTGGAAATGGCCCTGCCTTTCAATACTCAGGTCGGCATTCCTCTTTGCTCGGCTCATCCCAGCCACATCACCATCATCACGTTGGGTCTGCTCCAACTGGTGCTCCTTTTGAGAGGCATTTTGGTTTCTTCCCAGAGTCACCAGAAACATCATTAATGAGTACTGTTGCTTATGGAGGTTTGGGTTTGGGCCCTAGTGATGGAAATTTTATGGTGAATATGGGTGCTCGTGCTGCAATTAACCCTGGCATTAATATACCTGGGAGCATGTCTGAAAATGGCTCATCAAGTTTCAGGATTCGGTCCTCCCAAAGGCTTAGCCCTGTGTTCTTAGGTAATGGCCCATTCCCAGGAATGCCACCTTCCAGCATGGATAGTTTGGCTGAGCGTGGGCGGAGCAGAAGGGTTGAGAACCAGGTTGATAGCAAGAAACAATTTCAGCTTGACTTAGATAAGATTAAAAGTGGGGAAGACACCCGAACaactttaatgataaaaaatatccCAAATAA ATACACCTCGAAAATGTTGCTAGCTGCTATTGATGAAAATCACAGGGGTACTTATGATTTCCTCTATCTGCCGATTGATTTCAAGGTA attaaattgtgtgCTTCTGAAGGAGTAGTTTCAACAGGTCttttag TTTACGTTCTGTATTTATAG